From a single Vitis vinifera cultivar Pinot Noir 40024 chromosome 18, ASM3070453v1 genomic region:
- the LOC100267137 gene encoding valencene synthase has product MVLILATSNGSSSAPVANPGTNRRTANYQPSIWGNSFIVSNTPEDEITLAHKEQQLEDLKEVVIRELIAAASHPLEQLKFIDAVQRLGVAYHFEKEIEEALQNTYDNYHCIDDINDDLYDVALRFRLRQQGFNISCDIFNKFTDERGRFKEALISDVRGMLGLYEAAHLRVHGEDILAKALAFTTTHLKAMVESLGYHLAEQVAHALNRPIRKGLERLEARWYISVYQDEAFHDKTLLELGKLDFNLVQSLHKEELSNLARWWKELDFATKLPFARDRLVEGYFWMHGVYFEPQYLRGRRILTKVIAMTSILDDIHDAYGTPEELKLFIEAIERWDINSINQLPEYMKLCYVALLDVYKEIEEEMEKEGNQYRVHYAKEVMKNQVRAYFAEAKWLHEEHVPAFEEYMRVALASSGYCLLATTSFVGMGEIATKEAFDWVTSDPKIMSSSNFITRLMDDIKSHKFEQKRGHVASAVECYMKQYGVSEEQVYSEFRKQIENAWLDINQECLKPTAVSMPLLARLLNLTRTMDVIYKEQDSYTHVGKVMRDNIASVFINAVI; this is encoded by the exons ATGGTCTTAATTCTCGCTACCAGCAATGGGTCTTCTTCAGCCCCAGTTGCTAATCCAGGGACTAATCGCCGAACTGCAAATTATCAGCCTAGCATTTGGGGCAATAGCTTCATCGTGAGCAACACACCTGAGGATGAG ATAACTCTGGCCCATAAAGAGCAGCAGTTGGAAGATCTAAAGGAGGTAGTTATAAGAGAGCTGATAGCTGCAGCTAGTCACCCTTTAGAACAGCTGAAGTTTATCGATGCAGTTCAACGGCTTGGGGTGGCATACCACTTTGAAAAGGAGATAGAAGAAGCATTACAAAATACCTATGATAACTATCATTGCATTGATGACATAAATGATGATCTCTATGATGTTGCACTTCGATTTCGACTAAGACAACAAGGCTTCAATATTTCATGTG ATATATTCAACAAGTTTACGGATGAACGAGGTAGATTCAAGGAAGCTTTGATCAGCGATGTAAGAGGCATGCTAGGCTTGTATGAAGCTGCACATCTGAGGGTTCATGGAGAGGACATACTTGCAAAAGCACTTGCTTTCACCACCACTCATCTCAAGGCCATGGTAGAAAGTTTAGGATATCATCTTGCAGAACAAGTTGCTCATGCCCTGAACCGGCCCATTAGAAAAGGTTTGGAGAGGCTAGAGGCAAGATGGTATATATCTGTCTACCAAGATGAAGCTTTCCATGATAAAACTTTACTAGAGCTAGGAAAATTAGATTTCAATCTAGTGCAGTCACTGCACAAGGAAGAGCTAAGCAATCTTGCAAG GTGGTGGAAAGAATTAGACTTTGCTACAAAGTTACCTTTTGCACGAGACAGATTGGTTGAAGGCTACTTTTGGATGCATGGGGTGTATTTTGAGCCCCAATACTTACGGGGTAGACGAATTCTAACCAAAGTAATTGCCATGACATCCATTCTAGATGATATCCATGATGCATATGGCACACCTGAAGAACTCAAGCTCTTCATAGAAGCCATTGAGAG atGGGATATTAACAGCATAAATCAGCTTCCAGAATACATGAAACTCTGCTATGTGGCACTCTTAGATGTGTACAAAGAAATCGAGGAAGAGATGGAGAAAGAAGGAAACCAATATCGGGTTCACTATGCCAAAGAAGTA ATGAAGAATCAAGTTCGAGCTTACTTTGCCGAGGCCAAATGGTTACATGAAGAACACGTACCAGCATTTGAAGAGTACATGCGTGTTGCACTAGCAAGCTCTGGATACTGCCTGCTTGCAACCACGTCCTTTGTGGGAATGGGAGAAATAGCAACAAAGGAGGCCTTTGATTGGGTGACCAGCGATCCTAAGATTATGTCATCTTCAAATTTCATTACGAGgctcatggatgacatcaaATCACATAAG TTTGAGCAAAAGAGAGGGCATGTGGCCTCAGCTGTTGAATGTTACATGAAGCAATATGGTGTCTCTGAGGAACAAGTATACAGTGAATTTCGAAAGCAAATTGAGAATGCATGGCTGGATATTAACCAGGAATGCCTCAAACCTACTGCTGTTTCAATGCCTCTCCTTGCTCGTCTTCTCAATCTTACACGAACCATGGATGTCATTTACAAAGAGCAAGATTCGTACACACATGTTGGGAAAGTGATGAGGGATAACATTGCGTCTGTCTTCATCAACGCTGTAATATAA